One segment of Alistipes finegoldii DSM 17242 DNA contains the following:
- a CDS encoding MFS transporter — MTEIIQRKLNDSAFVRWTALILIALTMFFGYMFVDMMSPLQSMIEAQRGWTPDVFGMYGSSEFIFNVFGFLILAGIILDKMGIRFTGVLSASLMFIGASIKYYGVSDAFIGSGIETWLNSWWVSFPGSAKLASLGFMIFGCGMEMAGITVSKTIAKWFEGKEMALAMGLEMAIARVGVFAVFTISPWLANMAPATVVRPVAFCTLLLLIGLLTYVVFTFMDRKLDKQLGLDAKGNNSSEEEFRVSDLGKIFGSKVFWIVAMLCVLYYSAIFPFQRFATNMLESNLGVSAQTAADIFRWFPMGAAAITPLLGSYLDHKGKGATMLIFGAILMTVCHLIFAFVLPAYPSTLIAYGAIIILGISFSLVPAALWPSVPKIMETRYLGSAYSLIFWIQNIGLCLFPAVIGYALKFSNPGHIDGTAYNYTLPMVIFASCGVVAMLLGIWLKAEDRRKHYGLELPNIKK, encoded by the coding sequence ATGACGGAAATTATCCAACGAAAACTCAACGATTCGGCATTCGTCCGCTGGACGGCGCTGATTCTGATCGCGCTGACGATGTTCTTCGGCTACATGTTCGTAGACATGATGTCGCCGCTGCAGAGCATGATCGAGGCCCAGCGCGGCTGGACGCCCGACGTCTTCGGCATGTACGGAAGCTCGGAGTTCATTTTCAACGTCTTCGGATTCCTGATTCTGGCGGGCATCATCCTCGACAAGATGGGCATACGCTTCACGGGAGTGCTCTCGGCGTCCCTGATGTTCATCGGCGCCAGCATCAAGTATTACGGAGTGAGCGACGCCTTCATCGGTTCGGGCATCGAAACGTGGCTCAACAGCTGGTGGGTATCGTTTCCGGGCAGCGCCAAACTCGCATCGCTGGGATTCATGATCTTCGGCTGCGGCATGGAGATGGCCGGCATCACCGTATCGAAGACCATCGCCAAATGGTTCGAAGGCAAGGAGATGGCACTGGCCATGGGACTCGAAATGGCCATCGCCCGCGTGGGCGTATTCGCCGTGTTCACCATCTCGCCGTGGCTGGCCAACATGGCGCCGGCAACGGTCGTACGTCCGGTGGCGTTCTGCACCCTGCTGCTGCTGATCGGCCTGCTGACCTACGTGGTCTTTACGTTCATGGACCGCAAGCTGGACAAACAGCTGGGACTCGACGCCAAAGGCAACAACAGCTCGGAAGAGGAGTTCCGCGTCAGCGACCTCGGCAAAATATTCGGCAGCAAGGTCTTCTGGATCGTCGCCATGCTCTGCGTGCTCTACTACTCGGCGATCTTCCCCTTCCAGCGTTTCGCCACGAACATGCTGGAGAGCAACCTCGGCGTCTCGGCCCAGACGGCCGCCGACATCTTCCGCTGGTTCCCGATGGGCGCCGCGGCCATCACGCCACTGCTCGGCAGCTACCTCGACCATAAGGGCAAGGGCGCTACGATGCTGATCTTCGGTGCAATTCTGATGACGGTCTGCCACCTGATCTTCGCCTTCGTACTTCCGGCCTATCCGAGCACGCTGATCGCCTACGGCGCGATCATCATTCTCGGCATCTCGTTCTCGCTGGTTCCCGCGGCCCTCTGGCCCTCGGTTCCCAAGATCATGGAGACCCGCTATCTGGGTTCGGCATACTCGCTGATCTTCTGGATTCAGAACATCGGGCTGTGCCTCTTCCCGGCCGTGATCGGCTATGCGCTCAAATTCAGCAACCCCGGCCATATCGACGGTACAGCCTACAACTATACGCTTCCGATGGTGATCTTCGCAAGCTGCGGCGTCGTCGCCATGCTGCTCGGCATATGGCTCAAAGCCGAGGACCGCAGGAAACATTACGGGCTTGAACTGCCCAATATCAAGAAGTAG
- a CDS encoding tetratricopeptide repeat protein, with protein sequence MRKYILGIALAAALMCGTKSYAQYNREYFFWVGRSCMMNNDYQEAIRTLNTLLRFDENAFEGYFLRGIAKYNLDDLLGAEADFSTAIRMNPVYTQAYTYRAITRSRLGNYDDALQDFREAIELRPDLPGPYYSRGVTRLLNQQFTEAIDDFDKFIRQENKVADAFICRGLSYLHLKDTVRAYDNFNTAIRTNRENPNGYNRRGGLYMEQKRYPEAEADFNKAIECDSTYLLSYFNRALVYSNTNRPMLALSDFDKVIQLDSTNSLTYFNRAMLRTQIGDYNRALEDYDKVALYSPNNVLVYYNRAGVYAQLGEIEKAAEDYTSAIKLYPDFANAYIYRGRLRELLRDPQGAKKDRDTAQKKIAEYRSRLSDSTYSIFADTTQRFDRLLSFDSKFSGGSFDRVTGHNGGREEMRLLPLFKFTLMRPDTVPAVERYHVQRVEDFKKRVDNEFLTLSWRETNIAPDTLVMLDKQYVEELKAAETSWTVLFERGVSQALIKQYTNAVNTFSSAIELNPSNPFLYLNRSTTRAEMIDFISSIDNSYQRITIDSDPANRLNNNSKRTYSYDEAVADLNKAIKLFPDLAYSYYNRANLRALSGSLPEAFEDYTKAIELNPNFAEAYYNRGIIQIFMKDTRKGCLDISKAGELGIVEAYEVLKRYAPTEK encoded by the coding sequence ATGCGTAAATATATCTTGGGAATCGCCCTTGCCGCCGCGCTGATGTGCGGGACGAAATCGTATGCACAATACAACCGGGAATATTTTTTCTGGGTCGGACGTTCGTGCATGATGAACAACGATTACCAAGAGGCCATCCGCACGCTCAACACCCTGCTGCGTTTCGACGAAAACGCCTTCGAAGGCTATTTCCTGCGCGGCATCGCCAAATACAACCTCGACGACCTGCTGGGCGCCGAAGCCGATTTCTCGACCGCGATCCGCATGAATCCGGTCTACACGCAGGCCTACACCTACCGCGCCATCACCCGCTCGCGGCTGGGCAACTACGACGACGCGCTGCAGGACTTCCGCGAAGCCATCGAGCTGCGTCCCGACCTGCCGGGACCCTATTACAGCCGCGGCGTCACGCGTCTTTTGAACCAGCAGTTCACCGAGGCCATCGACGATTTCGACAAGTTCATCCGTCAGGAGAACAAGGTCGCCGACGCCTTTATCTGCCGCGGCCTGAGTTACCTGCATCTCAAGGACACGGTCCGCGCCTACGACAATTTCAACACCGCCATCCGCACCAACCGCGAGAACCCCAACGGTTACAACCGCCGGGGCGGTCTCTACATGGAGCAGAAGCGTTATCCCGAAGCCGAAGCCGACTTCAACAAGGCGATCGAGTGCGACTCGACCTACCTGCTGTCATACTTCAACCGGGCACTGGTCTACTCGAACACCAACCGCCCGATGCTGGCCTTGTCGGACTTCGACAAGGTGATCCAGCTCGATTCGACCAACTCGCTGACCTACTTCAACCGCGCCATGCTGCGCACGCAGATCGGCGACTACAACCGCGCACTGGAGGATTACGACAAAGTGGCGCTCTATTCGCCCAACAACGTGCTGGTATACTACAACCGCGCGGGCGTATACGCCCAGCTGGGCGAGATCGAAAAAGCCGCCGAGGACTATACCTCGGCCATCAAGCTCTATCCCGACTTCGCCAACGCCTATATCTACCGCGGCCGCCTGCGCGAGCTGCTGCGCGACCCGCAGGGCGCCAAGAAGGACCGCGACACGGCGCAGAAGAAAATCGCGGAATACCGCTCGCGCCTGAGCGACAGCACCTATTCGATATTCGCCGATACGACGCAGCGCTTCGACCGCCTGCTGTCATTCGACAGCAAATTCTCAGGCGGCAGTTTCGACCGCGTGACGGGCCACAACGGCGGACGCGAAGAGATGCGCCTGCTGCCGCTGTTCAAATTCACGCTGATGCGCCCCGACACCGTGCCGGCCGTGGAGCGTTACCACGTGCAGCGCGTCGAAGACTTCAAGAAACGCGTGGACAACGAATTCCTGACGCTTTCGTGGCGCGAAACCAACATTGCACCCGACACGCTCGTGATGCTCGACAAGCAGTATGTCGAGGAGCTGAAAGCGGCGGAAACCTCGTGGACGGTGCTCTTCGAGCGCGGCGTCTCGCAGGCGCTCATCAAGCAGTACACCAATGCCGTCAATACCTTCTCGTCGGCCATCGAGCTGAATCCGAGCAACCCGTTCCTCTACCTGAACCGCTCGACCACGCGCGCCGAGATGATCGACTTCATCTCGTCGATCGACAACTCCTACCAGCGCATCACCATCGACTCGGACCCGGCGAACCGGCTGAACAACAACAGCAAACGCACGTACAGCTACGACGAGGCGGTAGCCGACCTGAACAAGGCCATCAAGCTCTTCCCCGATCTGGCCTACAGCTACTACAACCGTGCGAACCTGCGGGCCTTGTCGGGAAGCCTGCCCGAAGCGTTCGAAGACTACACGAAGGCCATCGAACTCAACCCCAATTTCGCCGAGGCGTATTACAACCGCGGCATCATACAGATATTCATGAAGGACACGCGCAAAGGGTGTCTCGACATTTCGAAGGCCGGCGAACTGGGTATCGTCGAGGCTTACGAGGTGCTGAAACGTTACGCGCCGACGGAGAAGTAA
- the era gene encoding GTPase Era — translation MHKSGFVNIIGNPNVGKSTLMNALVGEKLSIITSKAQTTRHRIMGIVSGEDFQIVYSDTPGILKPSYKLQESMMKFVTGAVTDADVILYVTDTVEQGDRSAEIIGRIRESGIPTVVVINKIDLSTPEALDALVDKWRQELPEAQIVPASAKENFNIEGLFKTILALLPEGPAFYPKETLTDKTLRFFASEIIREKILKFYDKEIPYCCEIEIDSYREEPTIDRIAATIYVARDSQKGILIGHKGEKLKRVGQTAREDMEEFLGKKVFLQLFVKVSDDWRNNERQLRRFGYELE, via the coding sequence ATGCACAAATCGGGCTTTGTAAATATCATCGGAAATCCCAATGTCGGAAAATCGACACTGATGAACGCTCTGGTCGGCGAAAAACTGTCGATCATCACCTCCAAGGCGCAGACCACGCGCCACCGCATCATGGGCATCGTCTCCGGCGAAGATTTCCAGATCGTCTACTCCGACACGCCGGGCATCCTCAAACCCAGTTACAAACTGCAGGAGTCGATGATGAAATTCGTGACCGGCGCCGTGACCGACGCCGACGTCATCCTCTACGTCACCGACACCGTGGAGCAGGGCGACCGTTCGGCCGAAATCATCGGCCGCATCCGGGAAAGCGGCATTCCGACCGTCGTGGTGATCAACAAGATCGACCTCTCGACGCCCGAAGCGCTCGACGCGCTGGTGGACAAGTGGCGACAGGAGCTGCCCGAAGCGCAGATCGTACCCGCATCGGCCAAGGAAAACTTCAATATCGAGGGGTTGTTCAAAACCATCCTCGCCCTGCTGCCCGAAGGTCCGGCGTTCTACCCGAAAGAGACGCTGACGGACAAGACGCTGCGTTTCTTCGCATCGGAAATCATCCGCGAAAAGATCCTCAAATTCTACGACAAGGAGATCCCCTACTGCTGCGAAATCGAGATCGACAGCTACAGGGAGGAACCGACGATCGACCGCATCGCCGCGACGATCTACGTCGCCCGCGACTCGCAGAAAGGCATACTGATCGGCCACAAGGGCGAAAAGCTCAAGCGTGTGGGACAGACCGCACGCGAGGACATGGAGGAGTTCCTCGGCAAGAAGGTCTTCCTGCAGCTTTTCGTCAAGGTAAGCGACGACTGGCGCAACAACGAGCGCCAGCTGCGCCGTTTCGGATATGAATTGGAATAA
- a CDS encoding nitroreductase family protein yields MKTSKTLFFLLGALLAALLTWWLAGDKQAAAGTSAVGMPAAGISAAGLPAAGERSALDVIATRTSVRAYRDCPVGADTVELLLRAAMAAPSAMNRQPWVFVVVDDKALLQKFADSLQYAKMAASAPLAVVVCADLTRNPGASGDWWVMDASAASENLLLAAHAVGLGAVWTGVYPRSERVKAVRSILGLPGSVVPLNVIPIGYPAETPEPKQKWNPDNIRYNGWTE; encoded by the coding sequence ATGAAAACCTCGAAAACTCTCTTTTTCCTGCTCGGCGCCCTGCTGGCGGCCCTGCTGACGTGGTGGCTGGCCGGCGACAAACAGGCCGCCGCCGGCACCTCCGCCGTTGGAATGCCAGCTGCGGGAATCTCTGCCGCCGGACTGCCGGCCGCGGGGGAGCGGAGCGCCCTCGACGTGATTGCGACGCGCACGAGCGTTCGCGCCTACCGGGACTGTCCGGTAGGGGCCGATACGGTCGAACTGCTGCTGCGTGCGGCGATGGCCGCGCCTTCGGCCATGAACCGCCAGCCGTGGGTCTTCGTGGTCGTGGACGACAAGGCGCTGCTCCAAAAATTTGCCGACTCCCTGCAATACGCCAAGATGGCGGCATCGGCGCCGCTGGCGGTCGTCGTCTGCGCGGACCTCACCCGCAATCCGGGCGCTTCCGGCGACTGGTGGGTGATGGACGCTTCGGCCGCTTCCGAGAACCTGCTTCTCGCAGCGCATGCCGTGGGGCTGGGGGCGGTGTGGACGGGCGTATATCCCCGCAGCGAGCGGGTGAAGGCCGTTCGCAGTATTCTGGGACTGCCGGGGTCCGTCGTACCGCTGAACGTGATTCCGATCGGGTATCCGGCCGAGACCCCGGAGCCTAAACAGAAATGGAATCCGGACAACATCCGTTATAACGGCTGGACGGAGTAG
- the ffh gene encoding signal recognition particle protein, with amino-acid sequence MFENLTDKLERSFKILKGEGRITEINIAETLKEIRRALIDADVNYKVAKSFTDEVKQKALGQDVLKAVKPGQMMTKIVRDELALLMGGTATDIRLEGNPAVILIAGLQGSGKTTFSGKLASFIKSKKGRQVLLVAGDVYRPAAIDQLKVLGGQIGVEVYTEEGSKDPVQIAENAIKYARQHAFNVVIVDTAGRLAVDEAMMQEITAIKTAVKPSETLFVVDAMTGQDAVNTAREFNDRLDFDGVVLTKLDGDTRGGAAISIRSVVNKPLKFISSGEKMDALQVFHPERMADRILGMGDVVSLVERAQEQFDEEEARKLKKKLVKNQFNFNDFIGQIQQIKKMGNLKDLASMLPGMGKMLKNVDIPDDVFKQTEAIISSMTPAERERPEIINARRRERIAKGSGTTMADVNRLMKQFEDTRKMMKAVAGGGMKMPKMPGMRR; translated from the coding sequence ATGTTTGAAAATTTAACGGATAAACTCGAACGGTCGTTCAAAATCCTCAAAGGCGAGGGCCGCATCACGGAGATCAACATCGCCGAAACCCTCAAGGAGATTCGCCGTGCGCTGATCGACGCCGACGTCAACTACAAGGTAGCCAAGTCGTTCACCGACGAAGTGAAGCAGAAGGCGCTGGGGCAGGACGTATTGAAGGCGGTGAAGCCCGGCCAGATGATGACCAAGATCGTACGCGACGAGCTGGCCCTGTTGATGGGCGGCACGGCGACGGACATCCGGCTGGAGGGCAATCCCGCCGTGATTCTGATCGCGGGTCTTCAGGGTTCGGGTAAAACCACTTTCTCAGGCAAGCTGGCTTCGTTCATCAAGAGCAAGAAAGGCCGGCAGGTACTGCTGGTCGCCGGCGACGTTTACCGTCCGGCAGCCATCGACCAGCTGAAGGTGCTCGGAGGGCAGATCGGCGTCGAGGTATATACCGAAGAGGGCAGCAAAGACCCGGTGCAGATCGCCGAAAACGCCATAAAATACGCACGCCAGCACGCGTTCAACGTCGTGATCGTCGATACCGCCGGACGTCTGGCCGTAGACGAGGCGATGATGCAGGAGATCACGGCCATCAAAACCGCCGTGAAACCCTCGGAAACGCTCTTCGTCGTGGACGCCATGACGGGTCAGGACGCCGTGAACACGGCACGGGAGTTCAACGACCGGCTCGACTTCGACGGCGTGGTGCTCACCAAACTCGACGGCGACACCCGCGGCGGCGCCGCGATCTCGATCCGTTCGGTCGTCAACAAACCGCTGAAATTCATTTCGAGCGGCGAGAAGATGGACGCCCTGCAGGTCTTCCACCCCGAACGTATGGCCGACCGTATTCTGGGCATGGGCGACGTGGTGTCGCTCGTGGAGCGCGCGCAGGAGCAGTTCGACGAGGAGGAGGCCCGCAAGCTGAAAAAGAAGCTGGTCAAGAACCAGTTCAATTTCAACGACTTCATCGGCCAGATCCAGCAGATCAAGAAGATGGGCAACCTGAAAGACCTTGCGTCGATGCTTCCCGGCATGGGCAAGATGCTCAAGAACGTGGACATTCCGGACGACGTCTTCAAGCAGACCGAGGCGATCATCTCGTCGATGACCCCCGCCGAGCGCGAACGCCCCGAAATCATCAATGCCCGCCGCCGCGAACGCATCGCTAAAGGCAGCGGCACGACGATGGCCGACGTGAACCGTCTGATGAAGCAGTTCGAGGACACCCGCAAGATGATGAAGGCCGTGGCCGGAGGCGGTATGAAGATGCCGAAGATGCCCGGCATGCGGCGGTAA
- a CDS encoding DUF4294 domain-containing protein, which yields MKKWLLLLITLAAALPGAQAQGGRGFWHQEWCVEKGDSVPLVHILPVYVFSRPVDLRRYRKLVDAVKKVYPIARIAKAKMAAMEEELCRLPTKKAQKAYIRQVYNQIKEEYTPVLKHMTRTQGKVLLKLIDRETEYTAYEVLKEFRGGFVAGFWQGVSRIFGQNLKSEYDKQNEDRMIEQIVIYYEAGLLR from the coding sequence ATGAAAAAGTGGCTTCTGCTTCTGATAACGCTGGCCGCCGCACTCCCCGGAGCGCAGGCGCAGGGAGGCCGCGGCTTCTGGCATCAGGAGTGGTGCGTGGAAAAGGGCGACTCCGTGCCGCTGGTGCACATTCTTCCGGTTTACGTATTTAGCCGCCCGGTGGACCTGCGCCGCTACCGCAAGCTGGTCGATGCCGTGAAGAAGGTCTACCCCATCGCCCGGATCGCCAAAGCCAAGATGGCGGCCATGGAGGAGGAGTTGTGCCGCCTGCCGACGAAGAAGGCGCAGAAAGCCTATATCAGACAGGTTTACAACCAAATCAAGGAGGAGTATACGCCGGTGCTGAAGCACATGACCCGCACGCAGGGCAAAGTGTTGCTGAAACTGATCGACCGCGAAACGGAATACACCGCCTACGAGGTGCTGAAGGAGTTCCGGGGCGGCTTCGTGGCGGGATTCTGGCAGGGCGTGTCGCGCATCTTCGGACAGAACCTCAAGTCGGAATACGACAAGCAGAACGAAGACCGGATGATCGAACAGATCGTAATTTATTACGAAGCCGGACTGCTGCGGTAA
- a CDS encoding thioesterase family protein, whose translation MLEKGLSAQSRTTVTNENTAAAMGSGDLPVFATPSMVALMENAAMTAAAAALPAGSTTVGAEMNVTHIKPSGLGAEITATAVLTEVEGRKLTFNVGARDAGGMIGEGVHIRYVVDCEKFMAKLG comes from the coding sequence ATGCTCGAAAAAGGATTGTCGGCCCAGAGCCGCACTACGGTAACGAACGAAAATACGGCCGCCGCGATGGGATCGGGCGACCTGCCCGTATTCGCCACGCCTTCGATGGTGGCGCTGATGGAAAACGCCGCCATGACAGCCGCGGCGGCCGCATTGCCTGCCGGCTCGACGACCGTGGGCGCGGAGATGAACGTCACCCATATCAAACCTTCGGGGCTGGGCGCCGAAATCACCGCGACGGCCGTGCTGACCGAAGTCGAGGGACGCAAGCTGACTTTCAACGTCGGCGCGCGCGACGCCGGGGGGATGATCGGCGAGGGCGTGCATATCCGCTATGTCGTGGACTGCGAGAAGTTCATGGCCAAACTGGGCTGA
- a CDS encoding VanW family protein — MDRPSAEPRRRSRFRLWCGRLWYTCLRYGLWYFGGLRFARKSGSPSCDYSHFRHRTPLLRRLKDVDMQYQYNKITNLRLAAARLDGVVLRPGETFSYWRLIGRPSRRKGYLDGIVLFCGTFRPGVGGGLCQMSNLIFWMTLHTPLTVVERYRHSYDVFPDCGRTSLSEAARPAFIPTAT, encoded by the coding sequence GTGGACCGACCAAGTGCCGAACCTCGGCGCCGCAGCCGCTTCCGTCTGTGGTGCGGACGTCTCTGGTACACCTGCCTGCGTTACGGGTTGTGGTACTTCGGCGGCCTGCGTTTCGCCCGTAAATCCGGCTCTCCGAGCTGCGACTATTCGCACTTCCGGCACCGGACGCCCTTGCTGCGCAGGCTGAAGGACGTCGACATGCAGTACCAATACAACAAGATCACCAATCTCCGGCTGGCCGCGGCGCGTCTCGACGGCGTGGTGCTGCGTCCGGGCGAGACGTTCAGCTATTGGCGGCTGATCGGACGTCCCTCCCGCCGCAAGGGCTATCTCGACGGCATCGTTCTTTTCTGCGGCACGTTCCGCCCCGGAGTCGGCGGCGGACTCTGCCAGATGTCCAACCTGATCTTCTGGATGACGCTCCATACGCCGCTGACCGTTGTCGAGCGTTACCGCCATTCGTACGACGTATTTCCCGACTGCGGCCGCACCAGCCTTTCGGAAGCGGCGCGACCTGCGTTTATCCCTACCGCGACCTGA
- the nhaD gene encoding sodium:proton antiporter NhaD — protein sequence MILTMILLFVVGYTFIALEHKVKVDKSAIALLMCGAIWTVFSLWGHDSNISHEMVDHLGDTCEILVFLIGAMTIVDLIDTHGGFNVITDHITTRNKHKLMWLLAIITFFMSAALDNMTTTIIMVMLLRRIIADQKERWIFASLIVIAANSGGAWSPIGDVTTIMLWMRGNVTAAALMGTLFVPCIVSVIIPTAIAMRYVGNEDAAPVDESAFEAELPKGVGPRLSKFILVTGVLSLLFVPVFKSITHLPPYMGMMVSLGVMWVLTEIIYDRKRGIEESIKCRVSKVLKHIDMPTILFFLGILMSVAALQSAGVLTDVANWLDKQVHEVFTIAGVIGVLSSVIDNVPLVAACMGMYPVMDAAAVAASADPAYMQSFVQDGLFWHLLTYCAGVGGSLLIIGSAAGVVAMGLEKINFAWYFKKITLLAFVGYLSGILVILLEHLLIGL from the coding sequence ATGATTCTGACAATGATTCTGCTCTTCGTGGTGGGTTACACGTTCATCGCGCTGGAGCATAAGGTAAAAGTGGACAAATCGGCCATCGCACTGCTTATGTGCGGCGCGATATGGACGGTTTTCAGCCTGTGGGGACACGACAGCAACATCAGCCACGAGATGGTAGACCATCTGGGCGACACGTGCGAAATCTTGGTTTTCCTGATCGGAGCCATGACCATCGTCGATCTGATCGACACGCACGGCGGCTTCAACGTCATCACCGACCACATTACCACCCGCAACAAGCACAAGCTGATGTGGCTGCTGGCCATCATCACGTTTTTCATGTCGGCGGCGCTGGACAACATGACCACGACGATCATCATGGTAATGCTGCTGCGGCGAATCATTGCGGATCAGAAGGAGCGCTGGATTTTCGCCAGCCTGATCGTCATCGCGGCCAACAGCGGCGGCGCATGGTCGCCCATCGGCGACGTGACGACGATCATGCTCTGGATGCGCGGCAACGTCACTGCGGCGGCCCTGATGGGAACGCTCTTCGTGCCGTGCATCGTATCGGTAATCATCCCGACGGCGATCGCGATGCGCTACGTGGGCAACGAAGACGCGGCCCCCGTGGACGAAAGCGCGTTCGAAGCGGAGCTGCCCAAGGGCGTGGGTCCGCGGCTGAGCAAGTTCATCCTCGTCACGGGCGTCCTCAGCCTGCTGTTCGTACCCGTATTCAAGAGCATCACCCACCTGCCGCCCTACATGGGCATGATGGTTTCGCTGGGCGTGATGTGGGTGCTGACGGAGATCATCTACGACCGCAAACGCGGCATCGAGGAGTCGATCAAATGCCGCGTTTCGAAAGTGCTCAAGCATATCGACATGCCGACGATTCTCTTCTTCCTCGGCATCCTGATGTCGGTGGCCGCACTGCAGAGCGCGGGCGTGCTGACCGACGTGGCCAACTGGCTCGACAAGCAGGTGCACGAGGTCTTCACGATCGCGGGCGTCATCGGCGTGCTTTCGTCGGTCATCGACAACGTACCGCTGGTGGCCGCATGTATGGGCATGTATCCGGTCATGGACGCGGCGGCGGTTGCGGCCAGCGCCGATCCGGCCTACATGCAGTCGTTCGTGCAGGACGGACTGTTCTGGCACCTGCTGACCTACTGCGCAGGCGTGGGCGGCAGTCTGCTGATTATCGGTTCGGCGGCGGGCGTCGTGGCGATGGGGCTGGAAAAGATCAACTTCGCGTGGTACTTCAAGAAAATCACGCTGCTGGCGTTCGTCGGCTATCTGTCGGGCATTCTGGTCATCCTGCTCGAACACCTGCTGATCGGGCTATGA
- a CDS encoding GlsB/YeaQ/YmgE family stress response membrane protein encodes MYFVWYLLLGLASGWIANLIVKGDGSGLIINLIVGLVGGVLGGWLFSPVGPAPIGSLGSLATSVIGAVALLWIAAVITRKKIR; translated from the coding sequence ATGTATTTTGTCTGGTACCTCCTGCTAGGTCTGGCGTCCGGATGGATCGCCAACCTCATCGTCAAGGGCGACGGCTCAGGGCTCATCATCAACCTTATCGTAGGACTCGTCGGCGGCGTGCTGGGAGGCTGGCTCTTCTCGCCCGTAGGACCTGCGCCGATAGGTTCGCTCGGCAGTCTGGCGACTTCGGTCATCGGCGCCGTCGCGCTGTTGTGGATCGCCGCCGTCATAACGCGCAAGAAAATCCGATAA
- a CDS encoding TIGR03905 family TSCPD domain-containing protein: protein MTQHISYPTVGTCSRQIDIELEEGVIRSVTFTGGCSGNTQGIAALVRGMKAADAVARLEGIDCRGKGTSCPDQLAKALKQAL, encoded by the coding sequence ATGACCCAGCACATATCCTATCCCACCGTCGGGACCTGTTCCCGGCAAATCGACATCGAACTGGAAGAGGGCGTTATCCGCAGCGTAACCTTCACGGGCGGCTGTTCCGGAAACACGCAGGGCATCGCCGCGCTCGTACGCGGCATGAAAGCCGCAGATGCCGTCGCGCGGCTCGAAGGCATCGACTGCCGCGGCAAGGGCACGTCGTGCCCCGACCAGTTGGCAAAAGCGCTGAAACAGGCGCTTTAG
- the yajC gene encoding preprotein translocase subunit YajC, translating into MINFLQVPPVEPQPGFMQQYSFIIMIGLMVLVLWLFMWRPEAKRRKQMQAFRDGLKKGDKVITAGGIYGTVKEIKETTLLIEVDGNVTLRIDKNMVVADNSDLQRQ; encoded by the coding sequence ATGATCAATTTTCTTCAGGTGCCGCCCGTAGAACCCCAGCCGGGTTTCATGCAGCAGTACAGTTTCATCATTATGATCGGCCTCATGGTGCTGGTTTTATGGCTCTTCATGTGGCGTCCCGAAGCCAAGCGCCGCAAGCAGATGCAGGCTTTCCGCGACGGGCTGAAAAAGGGCGACAAGGTCATCACCGCCGGCGGTATCTACGGCACGGTAAAGGAGATCAAGGAGACCACCCTGCTGATCGAAGTGGACGGCAACGTAACGCTGCGCATCGACAAGAACATGGTGGTAGCCGACAACAGCGACCTCCAGCGTCAGTAA
- a CDS encoding DUF1573 domain-containing protein codes for MLRVCLLLLLAASLAACGARQVKTERKGRIITLTDKILDTGGTDTVRFGRLHSGEIAQLRLWLANETSGPVVIAKYGRSCGCTTLEYDNQPINAGDAQQVTLTFDARGEWGWQLKTLDVSFAGARSPLRLFIEAEVE; via the coding sequence ATGCTGCGTGTCTGTCTGTTGCTGCTTCTGGCCGCGTCGCTCGCGGCATGCGGCGCCCGGCAGGTGAAGACCGAACGCAAAGGCCGGATTATCACCCTCACGGACAAGATTCTCGACACGGGAGGTACGGACACCGTGCGTTTCGGACGCCTGCATTCGGGCGAAATCGCCCAGCTGCGTCTGTGGCTGGCCAACGAGACAAGCGGACCGGTCGTCATCGCCAAATACGGCCGCAGCTGCGGATGCACGACGCTCGAATATGACAATCAGCCGATTAACGCCGGCGATGCGCAGCAGGTGACGCTCACTTTCGACGCAAGGGGCGAATGGGGCTGGCAGCTCAAGACGCTCGACGTCTCGTTCGCCGGGGCACGCAGTCCCCTCCGGCTGTTTATCGAAGCCGAAGTGGAATAA